In one Mucilaginibacter ginsenosidivorax genomic region, the following are encoded:
- a CDS encoding hybrid sensor histidine kinase/response regulator, producing MNIYKYLFLSVLLQLFALKSFSQQANLKFEHFGTREGLSQVNVSCIMQGIRGFMWIGTRDGLNRYDGYSFINYKHSATDNNSLSSNVVTDVVQDKQGNIWVATAIGLNKYDFKSGRFLRYQHDNKNINSLSYNTINDLAIDHDGNLWIGMQKGGLDYFDIKKNKFTHYHHSETDSTSLSNDNVATVLEDSKHNLWVGTSGGGLNLLNRKSNSFRLFRHADADNNSISQNDITALFEDNNQRIWVGTMDAGLNLFDRDKGTFKHYLHSDKQAGTIAGNTILSIGMDLNDNLWVGSENAGLSIFNFQTGVINTYAHDDIDKNSINGNTIYSICRDRLGNMWLGAFSGGVNLFKRSTQSFDHYRHTASPASLSNNFVLSLYEDNDKNIWVGSDGGGITVFNKNGTVKQYIKQAGDKNSISANYVLSINQDRQGDYWIGTWSGGISVFNKATGKFRHYLNDPANPNSLSNNNIYALIHTRDGDAWIGTYNGGLNRFDNKTKLFKTFRFDAHNAGSVSSDRIYSLFEDSKGNLWIGTFDGGLNKYNPATNSFTRFIHDEKTNSISNNGVPDIFEDSKGRLWVSTLLGLDLFDPETGHFTVFSTKDGLPSDIIYAVREDKKGTLWVSTNNGLSNFDPVKRTFKNYSVEDGLQEDEFKSHSALQTSDGKLYFGGINGFNGFKPGQILKPAGFSPLVITDFQLFNKSLTIARNAQDPSPLKQEIVDTKSITLSYRQSTITMRYAALDYASADKNQYSYILENFDKEWNNVGSRNTASYTNLPPGHYQFKLKYKNTAGNWSPVTTGLQITIVPPFWLTWWFRLLVLLGIIGLVDAFFRYRIMLEKKQKLVLERLVEERTDSLTKMTIDERISREAAEKAREEAEKAKEDAEAANKAKSVFLATMSHEIRTPMNGVIGMASLLASTSLTPEQEEYTETIKTSGDALLTVINDILDFSKIESGNMEIEQEDFDLRECIESVLDVFAEKSSRSNLDLVYQVQHDVPAQIVSDSLRLRQILINLVGNAIKFTTQGEVFISVSVKSNQHGVLELLFKVRDTGIGIPEDKMERLFKAFSQVDSSTTRKYGGSGLGLAISEKLVKIMGGEITVKSEVGVGTTFAFSIKTKIGNKAKRNYVYQNLAELENKRIMVIDDNLTNREIMETLLRQWKYEPVMASSGAEAIKILMQSVAVDLVITDMKMPGMDGAQVAKEIKKQWPALPVILVSSVGGEHHKNEANLFDAVLTKPVKHHVLHKLVTEQLKKLTPQKKDAQLTHSQFSEEFAKRYPMRILIAEDNVINQRLAIHILTKMGFTADLAENGHEAVNALMAKDYDVILMDVQMPGMDGLETTRFIRQNMTTQPVIIAMTANALPEDRAACIEAGMDDYLSKPMKLLDIMDMLEKWGKFINKMPGN from the coding sequence TTGAATATTTACAAGTATTTATTTTTAAGTGTACTGCTGCAGCTTTTTGCTTTAAAAAGTTTTTCGCAGCAGGCTAACCTTAAATTTGAGCACTTTGGAACCCGTGAGGGCCTATCGCAGGTTAACGTAAGTTGTATTATGCAGGGTATTCGGGGTTTTATGTGGATAGGCACCCGCGATGGCCTTAACCGTTATGATGGTTACAGCTTTATAAATTATAAACACAGCGCTACCGATAACAATAGCCTGAGCAGTAATGTGGTTACAGATGTGGTTCAGGATAAGCAGGGCAATATTTGGGTTGCTACCGCCATCGGATTAAATAAATATGATTTCAAATCCGGGCGTTTTTTACGTTATCAGCACGATAATAAAAATATTAACAGCTTATCATATAACACCATAAATGACCTGGCCATTGATCATGATGGCAATTTGTGGATAGGAATGCAAAAGGGAGGGCTCGATTACTTCGATATCAAAAAAAACAAGTTTACACATTATCACCATTCAGAAACCGATAGTACGTCATTGAGTAATGATAACGTTGCTACCGTGCTTGAAGATTCGAAACACAATCTTTGGGTTGGTACATCAGGGGGCGGATTAAACTTGCTTAATAGAAAGAGCAATTCATTCAGGTTGTTCCGGCATGCAGATGCAGATAATAACTCCATTTCCCAAAATGACATTACGGCTCTTTTTGAAGACAATAATCAAAGAATTTGGGTGGGTACTATGGATGCCGGGCTTAATTTATTTGACAGGGATAAAGGCACATTTAAACACTATCTGCATAGCGACAAGCAGGCCGGCACCATAGCCGGTAATACAATCCTGAGCATAGGGATGGACCTAAATGATAACCTGTGGGTAGGGTCGGAGAATGCTGGGCTTAGCATCTTCAACTTTCAAACCGGGGTAATCAATACCTATGCTCATGATGATATTGATAAAAACAGCATTAATGGCAATACCATTTACAGCATTTGCCGGGATAGATTAGGGAATATGTGGCTCGGCGCTTTTAGCGGAGGTGTTAACTTGTTTAAGCGCAGTACTCAAAGTTTTGATCATTACCGGCATACCGCATCGCCTGCGAGTTTGTCAAATAATTTTGTGCTGTCGCTTTATGAAGATAATGATAAAAATATTTGGGTAGGCAGCGATGGAGGGGGGATCACCGTTTTTAACAAAAATGGCACCGTAAAACAATATATCAAACAAGCCGGTGATAAAAATAGTATTTCGGCAAATTACGTGCTCTCCATCAACCAGGACCGCCAGGGCGACTATTGGATAGGCACATGGTCGGGGGGGATTTCTGTTTTTAATAAGGCAACAGGTAAGTTCAGACACTATTTAAATGATCCGGCCAATCCCAATAGCTTAAGCAACAACAATATATACGCGCTGATACATACCCGAGACGGGGATGCGTGGATAGGTACCTATAATGGGGGACTAAACAGGTTTGATAACAAAACAAAATTGTTTAAAACGTTTAGGTTTGATGCTCATAATGCCGGTAGCGTGAGTAGCGACAGGATATATTCGCTATTTGAAGATAGCAAGGGAAACCTCTGGATAGGTACCTTTGATGGCGGCCTGAATAAATATAACCCAGCAACAAACTCCTTCACCCGCTTTATACACGATGAAAAAACAAATAGCATAAGCAATAACGGGGTTCCGGATATTTTTGAAGATAGCAAGGGGCGGCTATGGGTAAGCACCTTATTAGGCTTAGATCTTTTTGACCCCGAAACCGGGCACTTTACCGTTTTTAGTACCAAAGATGGCCTGCCCAGCGACATTATTTATGCGGTAAGGGAGGATAAAAAAGGGACGCTGTGGGTTAGCACCAACAATGGCCTTTCTAATTTTGACCCTGTTAAACGCACTTTTAAAAATTATAGCGTAGAAGATGGATTGCAGGAAGATGAGTTTAAATCGCATTCGGCACTACAAACCAGCGATGGTAAATTATACTTTGGCGGCATTAACGGGTTTAACGGCTTTAAGCCAGGGCAAATTTTAAAGCCCGCCGGCTTTTCGCCCCTCGTAATTACCGATTTTCAGCTGTTTAATAAATCGTTGACGATTGCGCGTAATGCTCAAGACCCATCGCCGCTTAAGCAGGAAATTGTGGATACCAAATCTATTACGTTATCCTATCGTCAGTCGACAATAACCATGCGTTATGCTGCGCTTGATTATGCATCAGCCGATAAAAATCAGTACAGTTATATCCTTGAAAATTTTGATAAGGAATGGAATAACGTGGGTAGTCGCAATACAGCCTCATACACCAATTTGCCTCCCGGGCATTATCAGTTTAAATTAAAATATAAAAACACTGCGGGTAACTGGTCGCCGGTTACAACTGGTTTGCAAATTACCATAGTGCCGCCGTTCTGGTTAACCTGGTGGTTTAGGCTGCTGGTACTTTTAGGTATCATCGGCCTGGTTGATGCCTTTTTCAGGTATCGTATTATGCTCGAGAAAAAGCAAAAATTGGTATTGGAACGTTTGGTTGAAGAACGCACAGACAGCCTGACCAAAATGACTATCGACGAACGCATTTCGCGGGAGGCTGCCGAAAAAGCCCGTGAGGAGGCCGAAAAAGCAAAAGAGGATGCCGAGGCTGCCAACAAGGCAAAAAGTGTTTTCCTGGCTACTATGAGCCATGAAATTCGTACGCCTATGAATGGCGTAATTGGCATGGCGTCGCTGCTGGCCAGTACAAGCCTAACGCCCGAACAGGAAGAATATACCGAAACGATAAAAACAAGCGGCGATGCCCTGTTGACAGTGATTAACGACATCCTGGATTTTTCTAAGATCGAATCCGGAAACATGGAAATTGAGCAGGAAGATTTTGATTTGCGCGAATGCATCGAAAGCGTACTGGATGTTTTTGCCGAGAAATCGTCGCGCTCCAATCTCGATCTGGTATACCAGGTGCAGCACGATGTACCGGCTCAAATAGTTTCCGATTCGTTACGCCTGCGCCAGATTTTGATAAACCTGGTGGGTAACGCCATCAAATTCACTACGCAGGGCGAAGTATTTATCAGCGTATCGGTTAAAAGCAACCAGCACGGGGTGCTTGAACTGCTGTTTAAAGTGCGCGATACAGGTATCGGCATCCCCGAGGATAAGATGGAACGCCTGTTTAAAGCCTTTTCCCAGGTTGATTCAAGCACCACCCGAAAATATGGCGGCTCGGGGCTGGGGCTGGCCATTAGCGAAAAGCTTGTTAAAATAATGGGCGGCGAGATTACGGTAAAAAGCGAGGTTGGTGTCGGCACAACCTTTGCTTTCAGCATCAAAACCAAAATCGGCAACAAGGCCAAACGCAATTATGTGTACCAGAACCTCGCCGAACTGGAGAATAAGCGCATCATGGTTATTGATGATAATTTAACCAATCGTGAGATTATGGAAACGCTGCTGCGCCAATGGAAATATGAGCCGGTGATGGCCTCATCGGGCGCGGAAGCTATTAAAATACTAATGCAGAGTGTTGCTGTCGACCTGGTAATAACAGATATGAAAATGCCGGGCATGGACGGCGCGCAGGTAGCAAAAGAAATTAAAAAGCAATGGCCGGCCCTACCTGTAATCCTGGTAAGCTCGGTAGGTGGCGAGCATCATAAAAACGAAGCAAACCTATTTGACGCCGTATTGACCAAGCCCGTAAAACACCATGTGTTGCACAAACTGGTTACAGAACAATTAAAAAAGCTTACGCCGCAAAAAAAAGATGCGCAACTTACTCATTCGCAGTTTTCGGAAGAGTTTGCAAAGCGGTACCCCATGCGTATTTTAATTGCCGAGGATAATGTTATTAACCAGCGGCTGGCAATTCATATTTTAACAAAAATGGGATTTACTGCAGATTTGGCCGAAAACGGGCACGAGGCTGTAAACGCGTTGATGGCTAAAGATTACGATGTGATACTGATGGATGTGCAAATGCCCGGTATGGACGGGCTTGAAACCACCCGCTTTATACGGCAGAATATGACCACACAGCCGGTTATTATAGCGATGACGGCTAATGCGCTGCCCGAAGACAGGGCGGCCTGTATTGAGGCGGGGATGGATGATTATTTGAGCAAACCTATGAAGCTTTTGGATATTATGGATATGCTGGAAAAATGGGGCAAATTCATCAACAAAATGCCCGGAAATTAA
- a CDS encoding c-type cytochrome: MKKAFFILGICAVVSACGGNSASKGGSDSTAAANQTAKATNSDADTNATKTGTEGAGGSAGSGAGEKLLAANDCGTCHKVDTKVIGPSFQDIAKKYDASEANIDMLAKKVISGGSGNWGTMAMTPHAALAESDAKEIVKYILAQKK, from the coding sequence ATGAAAAAGGCTTTTTTTATTCTTGGTATCTGTGCGGTAGTTTCTGCCTGTGGTGGCAATTCAGCAAGTAAGGGCGGTAGCGATAGTACCGCTGCGGCAAATCAAACTGCTAAGGCAACTAATTCTGATGCTGATACCAATGCTACTAAAACCGGTACCGAAGGGGCAGGTGGATCTGCAGGCTCAGGTGCCGGCGAGAAACTGTTAGCGGCTAATGATTGCGGAACTTGTCATAAAGTTGACACAAAGGTTATTGGCCCATCTTTCCAGGATATCGCAAAAAAATATGATGCTTCTGAAGCCAATATTGATATGCTGGCTAAAAAAGTAATTTCAGGTGGTAGCGGTAACTGGGGTACCATGGCCATGACGCCGCATGCCGCACTTGCCGAAAGCGATGCAAAAGAAATAGTAAAATATATTCTTGCACAAAAAAAATAA
- a CDS encoding hydroxypyruvate isomerase family protein gives MESNQNRRSAIKNIVTGTAAITAAGMLSSFKPGEKEMVVDTALKGNINHAVCRWCYGDMTVEQLCAAAKDIGIKGIDLVGPADWPTLQKYGLYSSMCNGAEINLTDGFGDTQFHAQLHKNYSEMIPKVAAAGYKNLICFSGSRRGKDNETGWNNCVEGLKPMVELAEKHNIVLVMELLNSKIDHKDYQCDRVEWGAELAKRLGSEHFKLLFDIYHMQIDEGDVIRNIRQYHPYINHYHTGGVPGRNEIDDSQELYYPAIMKAIVATGHKGFVAQEFIPKQPDHIASLRKAVHICDV, from the coding sequence ATGGAATCAAATCAAAACAGGCGGTCGGCTATAAAAAATATAGTTACCGGTACCGCAGCCATTACCGCGGCCGGTATGTTATCGTCATTTAAACCCGGAGAAAAAGAAATGGTAGTTGATACTGCGTTAAAAGGTAATATTAACCACGCCGTATGCCGCTGGTGCTATGGCGACATGACTGTTGAGCAACTTTGCGCTGCCGCCAAAGATATTGGCATAAAAGGTATCGACCTGGTTGGCCCGGCCGACTGGCCTACGCTTCAAAAGTACGGCTTATACTCGTCCATGTGTAACGGTGCCGAAATTAACCTGACCGATGGCTTTGGCGATACGCAATTTCATGCCCAGTTGCATAAAAACTACAGCGAAATGATACCCAAGGTTGCTGCAGCCGGTTATAAAAACCTGATTTGTTTTAGTGGCAGCCGTCGCGGAAAAGACAATGAAACAGGTTGGAATAATTGCGTTGAAGGTTTGAAACCTATGGTTGAGCTGGCCGAAAAGCACAATATTGTGCTGGTAATGGAACTGCTTAACAGCAAAATTGACCACAAAGATTACCAATGCGATAGGGTAGAATGGGGTGCCGAACTGGCCAAAAGGTTAGGATCAGAGCATTTTAAATTGTTATTTGATATTTACCACATGCAAATTGATGAAGGCGACGTGATTCGTAACATCCGTCAATATCATCCATACATCAATCATTACCATACCGGCGGTGTACCTGGCCGTAACGAGATTGATGATAGCCAGGAACTTTATTATCCGGCTATTATGAAGGCGATTGTTGCAACTGGTCATAAAGGTTTTGTTGCTCAGGAGTTTATTCCTAAGCAACCAGATCACATAGCATCATTGCGTAAAGCGGTACATATTTGCGACGTTTAA
- a CDS encoding sugar phosphate isomerase/epimerase family protein — MKTIKGPAIFIAQFIGDKAPFNSLDSICQWAAGLGYKGVQLPTLDARFIDLQKAAESKTYAEEVKGVVNSHGLEITELSTHLQGQLVAVNPVYDELFDGFAPEQYRKNPAERQKWAVQQLKYAAQASKNLGLQASVTFSGALLWPMVYPWPQRPAGIVETAFEELAKRWTPILDVYEDNGIDLCYEVHPGEDLHDGITFEMFLDKVKGHKRANLLYDPSHFVLQCLDYLEYIDLYHERIKMFHVKDAEFNPTGRQGVYGGYQNWVDRAGRFRSLGDGQVDFKAIFSKLTQYDFPGWAVLEWECALKHPEDGAREGAEFIKNHIIRVTERAFDDFAASGADDALNRKTLGI; from the coding sequence ATGAAAACCATTAAAGGACCTGCAATATTTATAGCTCAATTTATAGGCGACAAAGCCCCTTTTAACAGCCTGGATTCTATTTGCCAATGGGCAGCCGGGCTTGGCTACAAAGGCGTACAACTGCCTACGTTGGATGCCCGTTTCATCGATCTGCAAAAAGCTGCAGAAAGCAAAACTTATGCCGAGGAAGTAAAAGGTGTAGTAAACAGCCACGGTTTAGAGATTACTGAATTATCAACCCACCTGCAAGGGCAGCTGGTAGCGGTAAACCCCGTTTATGACGAACTATTTGATGGGTTTGCTCCCGAACAATACCGTAAAAATCCTGCAGAAAGGCAAAAATGGGCCGTACAGCAACTTAAATATGCTGCACAGGCGTCAAAAAATTTAGGTTTGCAGGCATCTGTTACTTTTAGCGGCGCGCTGCTTTGGCCTATGGTATACCCATGGCCGCAACGCCCTGCCGGCATCGTAGAAACTGCCTTTGAAGAACTGGCTAAACGCTGGACACCTATTCTTGATGTTTATGAGGATAATGGCATTGATTTATGTTACGAAGTACACCCGGGCGAAGACCTGCATGATGGGATTACCTTCGAGATGTTTTTGGATAAGGTGAAGGGACACAAACGTGCCAATTTATTATATGATCCGTCGCATTTTGTTTTGCAATGCCTGGATTATTTAGAATATATCGACCTGTATCACGAACGTATAAAAATGTTTCACGTTAAGGATGCCGAGTTTAATCCTACAGGTAGGCAGGGCGTGTATGGCGGTTACCAAAACTGGGTTGATCGTGCGGGCCGTTTCCGCTCATTGGGCGATGGGCAGGTTGATTTTAAAGCCATATTTAGCAAGCTGACGCAATATGATTTCCCCGGATGGGCCGTGCTGGAATGGGAATGCGCGCTTAAACATCCTGAAGATGGCGCCCGTGAAGGTGCGGAGTTTATCAAAAATCACATCATCCGTGTAACCGAACGCGCGTTTGATGATTTTGCAGCATCGGGCGCCGACGATGCGCTGAACAGGAAGACGTTGGGAATATAA
- a CDS encoding 3-keto-disaccharide hydrolase, which produces MRYSIILTTILAGSFFMANAQNAKPEDTEIWEPIPKTVVPGKVLGDAPSDAVILFDGKGLDEWVDVETQAPAKWTVKGDILTVNKATGNIETRKKFTNYQLHIEWRVPASITGSGQARGNSGVFLASIGKGDAGYELQVLDSYNNKTYVNGMAGSLYKQVIPLANPGRKPGEWNVYDVVWTAPVFNQDGTLKSAARATVFFNGVLVENNFELLGPTQYIGKPSYEGKAHGASPIKLQAHGDKSEPLSFRNIWVREL; this is translated from the coding sequence ATGAGATATTCAATAATATTAACAACCATTTTAGCCGGGAGCTTTTTTATGGCCAACGCGCAAAATGCCAAACCCGAGGATACCGAAATTTGGGAACCAATCCCCAAAACTGTAGTGCCAGGTAAAGTTTTAGGCGATGCACCATCTGATGCCGTTATTTTATTTGATGGTAAAGGGCTTGATGAATGGGTAGATGTAGAGACCCAGGCACCTGCTAAATGGACGGTGAAAGGCGATATCCTTACGGTGAACAAAGCCACCGGGAACATCGAAACCAGGAAAAAATTTACTAATTATCAATTACATATTGAGTGGCGTGTGCCTGCAAGCATTACCGGCAGCGGCCAGGCCCGCGGCAACAGCGGTGTGTTTTTAGCATCAATAGGTAAAGGTGATGCCGGTTATGAACTACAGGTTTTAGACTCATACAACAACAAAACCTATGTAAACGGCATGGCAGGCAGTTTATACAAACAGGTTATCCCGTTGGCAAACCCAGGCCGCAAGCCAGGTGAGTGGAATGTGTATGATGTTGTTTGGACGGCTCCGGTGTTTAACCAGGATGGCACACTAAAATCGGCCGCACGGGCAACCGTGTTCTTTAACGGCGTGCTTGTTGAAAATAACTTTGAATTGCTTGGCCCAACCCAATACATTGGTAAGCCATCTTATGAAGGCAAAGCCCACGGTGCGTCGCCAATAAAGCTGCAAGCCCACGGAGATAAGAGCGAGCCGCTTAGCTTCCGCAATATCTGGGTAAGAGAATTGTAA
- a CDS encoding Gfo/Idh/MocA family protein, which translates to MKLRLGMIGGGQGAFIGAVHRIAARIDGEYELVCGAFSSNAEKSKASGVLLGLPEDRVYSSYTELIEKEKQLPENERVQVISIVTPNHVHFDPSKAALENGFHVVLDKPMTFSLAEAKELEEVVKSSGKLFCLTHTYTGYPMVKEAKQLIKAGKLGTIRKVYVEYPQGWLSSFLEGDDNKQASWRTDPGKSGIAGAMGDIGTHAFNLAEYVTGLHVTKICADINVVVPGRKLDDDGAALLKFDNGASGVLTATQIAAGEENNVKIRVYGEKGGLEWHQSDANSLTLMYTDKPMEVWRTGGGYTSSFAQHNTRTPAGHPEGYLEAFGNLYRNFALTVKAGLEGREATPEELDYPGIEEGVRGMAFIENVIASGKSDKKWTEFTI; encoded by the coding sequence ATGAAACTAAGATTAGGAATGATTGGCGGCGGGCAAGGCGCGTTTATTGGCGCCGTGCACAGGATTGCCGCCCGCATTGACGGCGAATATGAACTGGTTTGCGGCGCGTTTAGCAGCAATGCCGAAAAATCAAAAGCAAGCGGCGTTTTGCTTGGGTTGCCCGAAGACCGCGTTTACAGTTCATATACAGAACTTATTGAGAAAGAAAAACAGCTGCCTGAAAACGAACGTGTTCAGGTAATTAGCATAGTTACACCCAACCATGTACACTTTGATCCATCTAAAGCAGCATTGGAAAATGGCTTCCATGTTGTTTTAGATAAACCAATGACATTTTCATTGGCCGAGGCTAAAGAACTGGAAGAAGTAGTGAAATCAAGCGGCAAATTATTTTGCTTAACACATACTTACACCGGCTATCCTATGGTAAAGGAAGCTAAACAACTGATAAAGGCCGGTAAACTGGGCACAATCCGAAAAGTTTATGTAGAGTATCCGCAAGGATGGCTAAGCAGCTTTTTAGAAGGTGACGATAACAAACAAGCTTCATGGCGTACGGATCCAGGTAAAAGCGGGATAGCAGGCGCCATGGGCGATATTGGTACCCATGCCTTTAACCTTGCCGAATATGTAACCGGGCTACATGTAACAAAAATATGTGCCGATATTAACGTAGTTGTACCAGGCCGAAAACTTGACGACGACGGAGCAGCATTATTGAAATTCGATAACGGTGCAAGTGGTGTGCTTACAGCTACCCAAATTGCTGCTGGTGAGGAAAATAATGTAAAGATTAGGGTTTACGGTGAGAAAGGTGGCCTTGAATGGCACCAGAGCGATGCTAACTCATTAACCCTGATGTACACCGATAAACCAATGGAGGTATGGCGAACAGGAGGTGGGTACACCAGCTCGTTTGCGCAACATAACACCCGCACACCGGCAGGCCACCCCGAAGGTTACCTGGAAGCTTTTGGCAATCTGTACCGTAATTTCGCCTTAACGGTAAAAGCGGGCCTCGAAGGCAGGGAAGCTACGCCCGAAGAGCTGGATTATCCCGGCATCGAAGAAGGCGTGCGCGGTATGGCGTTCATCGAAAATGTGATCGCTTCGGGAAAATCAGATAAAAAGTGGACGGAGTTTACCATCTAA
- a CDS encoding MFS transporter, with product MQTINRTQLFRASCLSLLVTSLSFGIRAGILGELGTKFALNASQLGTITATAFWGFPLAVVIGGIVVDIIGMKRLLLLAFIFHLTGILLTIFATGYWTLFFSTLVIGIANGTVEAACNPLVTSLYTENKTTKLSHFHLWFPGGIVIGTLIVTLFKLIGLNWQVQVGVMLIPTAIYGYLFSKLDFPVTERVASGVSTAGMYKAVASPLFIFMFICMFGTAITELFTGQWIDVLLKNVTDNALLLLTLETGVMVLGRAFAKPVLKLFSPQVVILMSTIVASIGLFMLSTMTGDIIFLAAIIFGMGVCFFWPTMLGFVSENIPKSGALGLNLMGGAGMFAVSIWTIIMGKYYDNIVASKMAALPAGTDPAKALETAKSLAGPDVLHFTLTIPLVLIVAFTGLVFYMRAKKKTAPLSQVTV from the coding sequence ATGCAAACCATTAACCGCACACAACTATTCAGGGCCAGTTGTTTATCCCTGTTGGTAACATCATTATCATTCGGTATCCGTGCCGGTATCCTTGGCGAACTTGGAACAAAATTCGCGCTTAATGCCTCCCAATTAGGAACCATAACAGCTACTGCTTTCTGGGGCTTTCCCCTTGCCGTAGTTATTGGAGGTATTGTGGTAGATATCATTGGTATGAAACGTTTGCTGTTACTGGCATTTATATTTCACCTTACCGGTATTTTACTTACTATTTTCGCTACTGGTTACTGGACGCTATTTTTCTCCACATTGGTTATTGGCATTGCCAACGGCACGGTCGAGGCTGCCTGTAATCCACTGGTAACCTCGTTATATACCGAAAACAAAACAACTAAACTCAGCCATTTTCACTTATGGTTTCCGGGTGGTATCGTAATAGGTACGTTAATAGTAACGCTGTTTAAGCTTATCGGCCTTAATTGGCAGGTGCAGGTAGGTGTAATGCTTATACCCACAGCTATTTACGGATACTTGTTTTCAAAACTCGATTTCCCGGTAACAGAACGGGTTGCATCAGGTGTTTCGACAGCCGGTATGTACAAAGCTGTAGCATCGCCGCTGTTTATTTTTATGTTTATCTGCATGTTTGGTACAGCAATAACCGAGTTGTTCACAGGACAATGGATTGATGTATTATTGAAAAACGTAACCGATAATGCGCTGCTTTTGCTGACTTTAGAGACAGGTGTAATGGTATTGGGCCGGGCTTTTGCCAAACCGGTGCTAAAGTTATTCTCGCCACAGGTTGTAATCCTCATGTCGACAATAGTAGCATCAATCGGTCTTTTCATGTTGAGCACCATGACAGGGGATATCATATTCCTGGCAGCAATTATATTTGGTATGGGAGTTTGTTTCTTTTGGCCAACAATGCTGGGTTTTGTATCAGAAAACATTCCAAAATCGGGTGCGCTTGGTTTAAATTTGATGGGTGGGGCCGGAATGTTTGCGGTTTCTATCTGGACTATAATTATGGGTAAATACTATGATAATATAGTAGCTTCAAAAATGGCGGCATTGCCAGCCGGTACAGATCCTGCAAAGGCTCTTGAAACTGCAAAAAGCCTTGCCGGGCCCGATGTGTTACATTTTACGCTTACTATACCCCTGGTTTTAATTGTAGCCTTTACCGGATTGGTGTTTTACATGCGTGCAAAGAAAAAAACAGCGCCATTAAGCCAGGTAACTGTTTAA
- a CDS encoding sugar phosphate isomerase/epimerase family protein has translation MTTRRTFLAQAGLLSAGAMLAPSLLSAKEKNGAGLQLYSLRNELPADVKGVIGKVAKAGFKEVETFGYSKEKGYWGLPSKDFGTLLKDNGLSSPSGHYGLDSFFGEGKTDDLKMYMEVANTIGQTYIIVPSLNHNFIKTVDDCKGVAEKMNKAAEICKASGLKLGYHNHNFEWAPVGDTTFYDVVLNNTDPKLVNMEMDLYWVVRAGQDPLAIFEKHPGRFTFVHIKDRDKTNGNLNTEIGTGDIDFVKILSKAKQGGVKHFIVEQENYTNIDPYVSIAQSAAYLKNTLHI, from the coding sequence ATGACAACCAGAAGAACATTTTTAGCACAGGCCGGTCTACTTTCGGCAGGTGCAATGTTAGCGCCGTCTTTACTATCGGCAAAAGAGAAGAATGGTGCAGGGCTACAACTATACAGCCTGCGCAACGAGTTACCAGCCGATGTAAAAGGTGTTATAGGTAAAGTGGCTAAAGCTGGTTTCAAAGAAGTTGAGACCTTTGGATACAGCAAAGAAAAAGGCTATTGGGGATTGCCAAGCAAAGATTTTGGGACGTTATTAAAAGATAATGGACTGAGCAGCCCAAGCGGCCACTACGGTTTAGATTCGTTTTTTGGTGAAGGAAAAACCGACGATTTGAAAATGTACATGGAAGTTGCCAATACCATTGGGCAAACTTACATCATAGTACCGTCATTAAACCATAATTTTATAAAAACCGTTGACGACTGCAAAGGCGTGGCCGAAAAAATGAATAAAGCAGCCGAGATATGCAAGGCTTCTGGTTTAAAATTAGGTTACCATAACCATAACTTTGAATGGGCACCGGTTGGCGATACCACATTTTACGATGTAGTACTAAACAATACCGACCCCAAACTGGTTAATATGGAAATGGATTTATACTGGGTTGTACGCGCCGGACAGGATCCTTTAGCCATTTTTGAGAAACACCCTGGCCGTTTTACTTTTGTGCACATTAAAGACAGGGATAAAACTAACGGCAACCTGAACACTGAAATAGGTACAGGCGATATTGATTTTGTAAAAATATTAAGTAAAGCAAAACAGGGCGGTGTAAAACACTTTATTGTTGAGCAGGAAAATTACACTAATATTGACCCTTATGTAAGCATTGCCCAAAGCGCTGCCTACTTAAAAAATACGCTTCACATATAA